The proteins below come from a single Necator americanus strain Aroian chromosome V, whole genome shotgun sequence genomic window:
- a CDS encoding hypothetical protein (NECATOR_CHRV.G18206.T2), translated as MREDTKSIVPRCCCLSFLGFEEENSVGVLGHGSDIDIDMKLTFFGHISRRPADRLVQRVLRSLSGLSWKKPPGRKWKFWTEVVKEDLRTLGVDRQFRRDVRFRRVWNSDEWIDSVQALAEDREGWAELCSRTAHLGEDAGNRVRR; from the exons ATGAGAGAAGACACCAAATCTATTGTACCCAGATGTTGTTGCTTGTCATTTCTGggattcgaagaagaaaatagtgtCGGTGTCCTAG GCCATGGTTCAGACATTGACATTGACATGAAGTTGActttctttggtcatatatcaaggagaccggcagaccgccttgttcaacgagttctgaggagtttgtcgggtttgagctggaagaagccacctggtcGAAaatggaagttctggactgaggtggtgaaagaggacctgaggacactcggcgtggataggcagttcaggcgagacgtaaggtttcgcagagtatggaatagcgacgaatggattgattctgtgcaagctctcgcagaagatcgagaaggttgggcagagctgtgttcaaggacggcacacctcggcgaagatgcgggtaatcgcgtcaggcgatga
- a CDS encoding hypothetical protein (NECATOR_CHRV.G18206.T1) yields the protein MVCAMREDTKSIVPRCCCLSFLGFEEENSVGVLGHGSDIDIDMKLTFFGHISRRPADRLVQRVLRSLSGLSWKKPPGRKWKFWTEVVKEDLRTLGVDRQFRRDVRFRRVWNSDEWIDSVQALAEDREGWAELCSRTAHLGEDAGNRVRR from the exons ATGGTCTGTGCGATGAGAGAAGACACCAAATCTATTGTACCCAGATGTTGTTGCTTGTCATTTCTGggattcgaagaagaaaatagtgtCGGTGTCCTAG GCCATGGTTCAGACATTGACATTGACATGAAGTTGActttctttggtcatatatcaaggagaccggcagaccgccttgttcaacgagttctgaggagtttgtcgggtttgagctggaagaagccacctggtcGAAaatggaagttctggactgaggtggtgaaagaggacctgaggacactcggcgtggataggcagttcaggcgagacgtaaggtttcgcagagtatggaatagcgacgaatggattgattctgtgcaagctctcgcagaagatcgagaaggttgggcagagctgtgttcaaggacggcacacctcggcgaagatgcgggtaatcgcgtcaggcgatga
- a CDS encoding hypothetical protein (NECATOR_CHRV.G18207.T1), translated as MMSIPCILTFILIAVSLTESTHDIPDCPAKKRALSDNLRDQLFSGILAQKPDLKYDCGLELKAARILERSGPGSKAMKTLSNNKSRLFFEIEEEPDIGVGVMTKAALNTWKDYISLLGHRETVGCNYVFQDKKHKYICIFE; from the exons ATGATGTCGATTCCGTGTATACTAACTTTC ATTCTGATAGCAGTTTCTTTGACGGAGAGTACACACGATATTCCGGATTGCCCTGCGAAAAAACGCGCTCTAAGTGATAACCTAAGAGACCAGTTATTCTCGGGAATCCTGGCTCAAAAACCTGACTTG AAGTACGACTGTGGTTTGGAATTGAAAGCTGCACGTATCTTGGAGCGAAGTGGTCCTGGAAGTAAAGCTATGAAAACCCTATCTAACAACAAATCccgtttattttttgaaat AGAAGAGGAGCCCGATATTGGTGTGGGAGTTATGACCAAAGCAGCTTTAAATACCTGGAAGGATTACATTTCTCTC TTGGGTCACCGAGAAACCGTCGGCTGTAACTACGTTTTCCAGGATAAGAAGCACAAGTACATCTGCATTTTTGAGTAA
- a CDS encoding hypothetical protein (NECATOR_CHRV.G18208.T1): MSQWYTVAFLLLAACFWESHQAAPPKCTHLKEFALDNRIRNQLSSLITAELSGLEYDCFLELVAAVILDDPETDYSWLPEHGMYPLIFDTYETDENAGAKAAMELWKTYIHNVGEKTTFACGHNLESDGLHVFICILK, from the exons ATGTCTCAATGGTACACAGTTGCCTTT CTTCTACTAGCTGCTTGTTTTTGGGAAAGCCACCAAGCCGCACCTCCAAAATGCACTCATCTGAAAGAGTTTGCTCTGGATAACAGGATCAGAAATCAATTGTCATCATTGATCACTGCTGAACTTTCTGGATTG GAATATGATTGCTTTTTGGAATTGGTAGCAGCAGTGATTTTGGACGACCCTGAAACGGATTACAGTTGGCTTCCAGAACATGGCATGTACCCTCTCATTTTTGACAC CTATGAAACAGATGAAAACGCTGGAGCGAAAGCAGCTATGGAATTGTGGAAGACATATATTCATAAT GTGGgtgaaaaaacaacatttgcaTGTGGACATAATCTTGAGTCTGACGGCTTACATGTGTTTATCTGCAttctaaaataa